GAAGGCCGACTTCAACGGCACACTCACCGATCCGATCAACTACTACGGCACGACCCGGATTCGGATCCGCGTCTACGTGTCGCCGGGAACTTACCCGCTGAAGGTGGTCAATCCCGACGGCCAGGAGAGCAACACCATCCTCGTCGACCTTCCGTAGCAGGGCGTCCCACCAGGTCGGGGTGCACACCCCGACCTGGCCCTTTACAGCGTGAAGCGCAGGCCCTTCCCGTTCGTCCGGAGGGGCCTGCGCGAACTTATCCTGCCCCGTGAGCGTCTCCCATACGAAGGGGGGATCGCACCTGTGAACAAGGTCATCGGCATCATCCTGATCCTCATCGGTCTCCTGGCCCTGTTCCGCTTCAGCATGTCCAGCGCCTGGCTCTTCCTCCTCATCGCTGCGGCGCTCGCCCTCGCGGTGCAGGCCGGGTGGCTGGGCCGTGGTGCGTACGCAGCCGCCGTCGTCTTCGTGCTGCTGGCATTCGCCGGCCTCGCCCTCCGCACCCTCTTCTTCAGCCTGGCGATGCTGTTCAAGCTCGCCCCCCTCATCCTGCTGGCGCTCGGCATCTACTACGTCTACAAGGCATTCATCCGCTAGGAGGTGTGGCGGTGAACGTCGCGCAGGTCCAACAGGCGGTCGACATCTGGGCGCTGAACAAGATCCTGGAGGTTGCCCGGAGCCAGGTGCAGCAGGTCGTGCGCGCTGCGCCAGCCCACCTGGAGCCCCACAAGGGCACGCGGATCGACGTGCGGGTGTAACATGGCGATCACCCTCATCACCGGCCCCGCCCGGTCCGGCAAGACGGCAGCCCTCCGTGACCGTTACCTCGCCTGGCTCCGGGAAGGCGTGCGCACCGATCAGATCCTGATCCTCACCCACGGGGCGGACCAGACCGCCCCGTGGCTCACCGGCCTCGATCTGCCGGCGACCGGCCCGATCGAGGCCTGCGATTTCTACGGCTTCATCCGCCAGGAGCTGGCACTCCACTGGCCCACGGTGCAGGCAAAGGCAGCGGTCGCCAGGCAGTGGCTGGCACCCGCCTTCCTGCCGCTCACAGTCGAGCGCCACCTGCTGCAGGCCCTGCTGGAGCCCCACCACGCCCTCTTCGGCGACGTGGTCAAGTCCCGGCCGGAAAGGCTGGCGCTGCAGGTGCTCACCCGCATCGACCGGGTCGCCGCGGGCGCCGGCCTCGGGCCCGGGCAGGCCGTGCTCCGCATGGCCGAAGCCGACCGGCCCGAGAAGCGCGTGCTCTACGGGCAGGTGGCCGCGCTGCTGGACGAGCACCGCAGCCGCTGCCTGCAGGCCGGGCTGCTGGACTACGGCCTGGCGCTCACGCTGTTCACCGACGGCCTCCTGCCCGAGCCCGACTACCGCCGCCACCTCCAGCACCGGTTCCGCCGGCTGCTGGTGGACGACCTGGACGAAGCGGTTCCCGTCGAGCTGGACTTCGTGGCCGCCCTGGCCGCGGCGGTGGAGGAGGCGGCCCTCGCCCTCGACCCCGAGGGGGGCCACGACCTGCTCCGGGGGGCAGACCCCGCCGGGGCCCTGGTGCGGTTCGCCGGAGCCGTCGCGGTCAGCCTGCCGGACCCCGCCCCGGACCTGCCGGCGCGATTGGCCGCCCTCGGGCTGGCCGAGGCAGCTGCCGCCCAACCTGATGGGATCCCCCGTCGCTCCGACCGGTTCGAGACGGCTGGCTGCAAGCCCGGCGCGCCTGACGCCGCGGTCCGCCATCCCGACGTGACCGTGGAGTTCTGGGGTGACATGGTTGCCCAGGTGGCCGGTTCGGTGGCGGACCTGGTGGCCTCAGGCATGACCCCTGGTGACACCGCCGTGATCGCACCCCGGGTGGACAACCTCCTGGCCACCGCCCTGGGGCGGGCGCTGGCAGAGCGCGGCGTGCCGCTCCAGTGCCCGGTCCCGACCCGCCGGCTGCTGGACGAGCCCGCCGTGCGGGCCGTCGTCGCCCTGGCCGGGCTGGCGGTGCCGGCGTGGCGGGCCCCGTGGCCGTCTGCGGCTGCCGTTGCCGACGCCGCCCGGCTGCTGCTCCGGTTGGATCCGGAGGCTGCGGCCCGGCTGGGCGAGGCGCTCTGGCAGGCCGGGGACGGCCTGCCAGACCCCGCAGGCCATCCCGCGCCCTACCGCCGCCTGTACGCATGGCTGAAGGCGGCCAGGCACCGGCGGTGGCAGACCGATACCTTCGTCCGGGCCGCGCTCCTGGAGCTGCTCATGCCCCTCCGGCCCGACCTGCCGCCCGAGGCGTTGGACGCCTGCCGGCAGCTGCTCCGTGCCGCGGCCGACTTCCGCCTGGCCGCCGAGCGCCTCGGCGAAGCCGCGCTGGGCCCCGCCTACCGGCCGCTGCTCACCGAGGCCACGGCCCCGCTGCTGCCGCCAAAGCAGCTTCCCGACGGATCCGCCGTCCTCCTGACCACACCCCGGGACTTCCTCGCCCGCCGGCTCACCGCGGCGGTGCAGGTCTGGCTGGACGTCACCTCCCCCGGCTGGCTGCCCAGCGGCGTCTCCGAGCTGGCCAACCCTCACCTGCTGGCACCCGGATGGCCCGAAGGCGCGGCGTGGATCGACGCGGAGACCGCAGCAGTGCGGGAGCGGGCCCGCACCCGCACGGCGCGGGCGCTGCTGCGCCGCTGCACCGGCCGCGTGATCACCGCAGCGGCGGCGCTGAGCCCGTGGGTCCAGGAGCAGGAAGGGGGGCTGTGGGCATGAGCCTCACCCTGCGCCCCGACCAGGCCCGGGTGGCCGAGTACCGGGGCGGCTATATGGCCGTCCCCGCGGTGCCCGGCGCCGGCAAGACCACCGTGCTGGCCTACCTGGCGGCCGACCTCATCGCCGCCGGCCTGCCCGCCCCGGGCCGCGTCCTCGTCGTCACCTACACCAATTCCGCCGTGGGCAACTTCAAGAGTCGCATCGGCGGCTTCCTGGAGGCGCGGGGGCTCCCCCGCACCGGGTACGAGGTGCGGACCATCCACTCGCTGGCGGTGCAGATCGTCCGGCAGCGGCCGGAGGCCATCGGCTGGCCCGACACCTTCGCAGTGGTGGACGAGGTCCGCCGCGGCGCGATCCTCAGCGCGCTCACGCGCCGCTGGATCGCCGGGAACCGGGAGGCATGGGAGGCGCTGGTCAGGGCCGGCGAGGAGCGGCGTCAGGACGCGCTGGGCCAGTGGGACGAGCGGACCCAGTCGCTGATGGGCAGGCTGATCCAGTCGTTCAAGGCCCGGCGGCTCTCGCCCGAGGACGCGCTGGCGCTCACCCGCGCACTACCGGAGCACCTGCCGCTGCGCTGGGCGGCGGAGGTCTACCAGGAGTACCAGCGCGCACTGGCCCGAGAGGGGCTGGCCGACTTCGACGACCTGATGCTGGGCGCCTACCGCCTGCTGAAGGGGGAGCCCGACCTGCTGGAGCGCATGCAGAGGCGCTGGACCTACATCTTCGAGGACGAGGCGCAGGACTCGTACCGGCTGCAGGAGCAGGTTCTCCGCCTCCTGGCGGGACCGTCGGGCAACCTCGTCCGGGTCGGCGACGCCAACCAGGCCATCATGGGCAGCTTCACCACCGCCGAACCGGATCTGTTCCGCCGCTTCGGGCGGGAGCCGGGGGTTGCGGTCCGCCCCCTCACCATGGCCGGGCGCTCCAGCCGCGAGATCATCGGCCTGGCCAACGAGCTGGTGCGCTGGACCCGGGAGGAGCACCCCGACCCGGGCTGCCGGGACGCCCTGGAGGCGCAGTGGATCGAGCCGGTGCCCCCCGGGGGCGGCCAGTCCAACCCGGAGCCCGGCGGCCGGCGGGTCCTCTTCCGGGCGTTCGACAGCTACCGGGGCGAGCTGGAGGGGCTTGCCCGCATGGCTGCCCGCTCGGTGCGGGAGTACCCGGACGCCACCGTGGGCGTGCTGCTGCCCACCAACGCCATGGTGGACGAACTGCTGGCCGAGCTGCGCGCGCTGGGCGCTCCCGCTGAGGCCGTGGGCCGCACCGCCCCCATGGAGCGGCTGCGCCTGGCGTCAGACCTCCTGGCCGCCCTGGCCTTCCTCGCCGCCCCGCACATGTCAGAACGCCGGGAGGCCGTACCGGGGTTCGAGCCGTACCTGGACGGCTGGCTCGAGGCGGCCTGCCTGCCGGCCGACGAGCTGCTGCTGCGCATGGCCTCGGACCTCCGCCTGACCGGAGCGGACCTCGCACTGGCGCAGTACCTGGCCCTCCGGGCTCGCCGGCTGCTGGAGGAGGAGCCGCTCTACGGCCTGGCCGACGTGGCCCGGGAGCTGGCGGAGGGCCTGAAGACGTCAGGCTGGCTGGCCGAGGCGCTCTACGACCGGCGGGGGTTCGAGCCGGTGCCCGGCGTGGTCTACGTGACCACCTGCCATTCTTCCAAGGGGCTGGAGTGGGACACCGTCTACGTCGGCGGCCTCACCCGCGCCCAGTTCCCCGGCGCCCTGACCGACTGGACCCCCGCGGAGCTCTGGTTCCTGCCCGAAGACCACGCGAACCCCGAAGCGGCGGCGGTGGCGCTCCTGGACCGCCTCGTCGCTGCTGCGACGGGGGGTGGCGCGCCGGAGAGATCCGTCGACTCCCCTGTCGACGGGCCTCACGACGACCCTGTGGCCCGTGCCAAGCGCGAACACATCGCCGAGAGGCTCAGGCTGCTCTACGTCGCGATCACCCGGGCCAGGTGCAACCTGCTGCTCTCCTTCCACCGGGAGAACCAGCGGGGACGGAAAGCCCTGCCCACCCCGGCGCTCGTGCACCTGAGCCAGTTTGCGGCGAAGGCGAGGTGACAGGCCCGTGTCGTTGACCCCGCACCAGAAGCTGGCCGAGCGGCACCTGAGCGCCCTGGCCCTGCGGCTCTTCACCGAGTGCCCCCTGCGTTTCAGGCGCCGGTACATCGACGGCCTCCAGCTCGCCGGCCTGCCCGACGACCCTGACGAGCAGCGCGCGCTGCGCCAGGGCGAGCGGTTCCACCTGATGGCCCGCCGCTACTACGCCGGCCTGCAGCCCGGCACGCTCGGCGACGCCGGCGAGCGGGCGGAGCTGGAGGGCTGGCTGGACCGGCTGCGGCGCTACCTGCCGCGGGACCCTGAGAAGGTCTACTACCCGGAGCTGGAGCTGCGCCTGAAAGAGCCCTTCGAGCAGCCTTCCGGACCCGATCAGCCTGCCCTGCGCCTCATGGCCAAGTTCGACCTGCTGACGGTGGAGTCCGACGGCACGGCGACCATCTACGACTGGAAGACGCTGCGGCGGATGCCCGCACACCAGCGGCTGGCGGAAGCGTTCCAGACGGTAGTCTACCGCTACGTGCTGTGCGCGGCCGGCGGGGCCTACGCCCCCGGGGGCAGGTTCGACCCCGGCCGGGTGACGATGGTCTACTGGAACCCGCTGCGGGGCGGCGTGGAGGAGCGGTTCCCCTACGGCGCCGAGCCGTTCGCCGCGGACGGCGAACGGCTGCGCCGGGTGGTGTCCGAGATCCTGTCCACACCGCCGGACGGCTTCCTCCCGACCGGCGACGAGCGCATCTGCGCCCGCTGCGAGTACCGGCCCCTCTGCCACGGCCAGGCGGCGCACTGGGCCGACGGCGAGGGAGCGGACGTGGACGTGCCCGTGGAGGAGGAGCTGTCAGAGGAGGTCGCGGGCGGCGGTGACGACCCGGCCGACCTGCCGCTGCCGTAAGAGCTGGCGCAGGATCGGAAGCAGTGTGGCACAGCTTCCGCGGCCGGCCTGGTGCGCTGCCTCGGGGCCCCAGCTGGTCTTCCCGGACGCGACAGTGGGCTGGACGCTGCGTCCAGCCCACTGCTCGCATCGCAACACCCGGTGCTCAGCGCTTCACGCGCGCTGCTCACACCCTGAAGTTCCCCACCTGCTCCTTCAGCCCGGTGGTGATCTGGTTCAGGCTTTCCGCATGGCTGGCCACGCCGTCGGCGACGGCGGCCAGCTCTTCGACCGAGGCGGAGACCTGCTCCGCCGCGG
The DNA window shown above is from Symbiobacterium terraclitae and carries:
- a CDS encoding putative motility protein is translated as MNVAQVQQAVDIWALNKILEVARSQVQQVVRAAPAHLEPHKGTRIDVRV
- a CDS encoding ATP-dependent helicase codes for the protein MSLTLRPDQARVAEYRGGYMAVPAVPGAGKTTVLAYLAADLIAAGLPAPGRVLVVTYTNSAVGNFKSRIGGFLEARGLPRTGYEVRTIHSLAVQIVRQRPEAIGWPDTFAVVDEVRRGAILSALTRRWIAGNREAWEALVRAGEERRQDALGQWDERTQSLMGRLIQSFKARRLSPEDALALTRALPEHLPLRWAAEVYQEYQRALAREGLADFDDLMLGAYRLLKGEPDLLERMQRRWTYIFEDEAQDSYRLQEQVLRLLAGPSGNLVRVGDANQAIMGSFTTAEPDLFRRFGREPGVAVRPLTMAGRSSREIIGLANELVRWTREEHPDPGCRDALEAQWIEPVPPGGGQSNPEPGGRRVLFRAFDSYRGELEGLARMAARSVREYPDATVGVLLPTNAMVDELLAELRALGAPAEAVGRTAPMERLRLASDLLAALAFLAAPHMSERREAVPGFEPYLDGWLEAACLPADELLLRMASDLRLTGADLALAQYLALRARRLLEEEPLYGLADVARELAEGLKTSGWLAEALYDRRGFEPVPGVVYVTTCHSSKGLEWDTVYVGGLTRAQFPGALTDWTPAELWFLPEDHANPEAAAVALLDRLVAAATGGGAPERSVDSPVDGPHDDPVARAKREHIAERLRLLYVAITRARCNLLLSFHRENQRGRKALPTPALVHLSQFAAKAR
- a CDS encoding PD-(D/E)XK nuclease family protein, with the protein product MSLTPHQKLAERHLSALALRLFTECPLRFRRRYIDGLQLAGLPDDPDEQRALRQGERFHLMARRYYAGLQPGTLGDAGERAELEGWLDRLRRYLPRDPEKVYYPELELRLKEPFEQPSGPDQPALRLMAKFDLLTVESDGTATIYDWKTLRRMPAHQRLAEAFQTVVYRYVLCAAGGAYAPGGRFDPGRVTMVYWNPLRGGVEERFPYGAEPFAADGERLRRVVSEILSTPPDGFLPTGDERICARCEYRPLCHGQAAHWADGEGADVDVPVEEELSEEVAGGGDDPADLPLP